Proteins encoded by one window of Microplitis mediator isolate UGA2020A chromosome 1, iyMicMedi2.1, whole genome shotgun sequence:
- the LOC130666528 gene encoding uncharacterized protein LOC130666528 isoform X3, which produces MGNSSSHHTAAVSQEMGRGWTQSFPRELTRHHHHSQAAGHKVLPEPPNQRLRATNNGNIIHNGGTISGRRPSAYTLPHDLNKQGIYRSRSTSTSHLGESRARNDSGNQHCCAGHYRPCDGSCRENEMVELKRFGSEPDLRYSPSESRHPPATDRHSGYHYPERESRERESRYRGKKKYKAPAPPAINGDGSSPDSYKWEAIGPDRDNCCRQEEDPGSRGIKPPPRKSRLFKTRAETKRQQSNWSQPAQQECTDGIESERRWINERQQQVSNGKENSRPWREYQEQDQWTRDERRRSSKKFDGKNTLQRSLSSPEFQAELMQVAKKVRNKLNYNRRVGPVGAPTANTELKHENQLSKSTTFIDARKNNPGDKKYSRSKQQQQQQQQESCVNDCRVDRRKSRSMEQFDNKCQEVRTCSRFYEERTFQERTRGENRVIRSQETRSYEERRMDSPRGSRNGLAEKSSDHVDERPVENGINRRRKVLEKSTTYEESVVTNGNSEPAVTRKFINGRLEDFGHAQDERNSERLRGKEFDRRNDRENNRSSDILVSKTSRKSEETAGSEQHTRTRSESPATLQCRDRIGVRGQGSGRESTPEPPRGKENKVAAAAAAVAAENTRRKRTDVKDKNYRDSEKRWSESNPVKSEKIKIKSCEKSIVKESKEVVEKNWNLSNGVSPKSKQTTTTTTTKTFYTQDKDYTGSQHQQNNLLNELDDVKNNSEDIALKLRPTLPKKQLEIPRFSPSAAWRLLSALETPGPNMSTASEEIPVMYEERIERLSRPPRPLIALGPRSSHDKSGDSGVSCDAGVPNDDSLDVTVDRLKTQTGNTARPAWTPQQDLGEESSSDAGVDSPPPMAPSAKFPPRAHVFSLSLPRDDNRHCVYTAEKPKDSSFNSLQKIKRSVSGAFGLGAVEFERKHGETLDDNWLLSTSAPTSLQHNQANQINSRDVNNGINGSPGWDANFPVEDFEDEALDDVDEKTSFPVVMKPPSFSYLASGGHVMYLPASNDTEHRTQSLNYRNSVGEISVKMNNNININSKNLKSNDPVKNCNKNGFINGFANGYTNGISNGYSKLSNDKKDLGLYRERSFTDLGNKSRKSQNFSKSCENISEMKQRSYSPVNNGPESLQDKKNDMNSNNCTKISIKPNPKSKRFTFQSTVRQIERRRLAEKLSREAEAKERQRKSELEAMRKVEEEFQRKRAKEKANIRQQLRLYSMDENSSSLPPASDSSHLSRADPDGAPSSSASSPTSAPPGKLVNNRKGSVSSDEYHRKKECRIQQQNHQKQEPREYKDYRPKYYDWAPNESSSHLEVKQTTVHPKIVCDIPKSSHVFVDSNIHTGKHANLNSTPRSDNYRKDFAHGAVAARSSLASSDSELSQPNTRPHSRQNGNNKNSKPARTRF; this is translated from the exons atgggAAATAGTAGTTCACATCACACAGCAGCAGTGTCTCAGGAAATGGGACGAGGATGGACCCAGTCATTTCCACGTGAACTTACAAGGCACCATCACCATTCCCAGGCTGCTGGGCACAAGGTTCTGCCCGAGCCCCCGAATCAGCGGCTACGGGCGACCAATAATGGGAATATTATTCACAACGGTGGTACTATAAGTGGTCGAAGACCATCAGCGTACACTCTACCCCACGATCTTAATAag caaGGGATATATAGAAGCAGAAGCACTTCAACTTCACACCTGGGTGAATCCCGAGCGCGAAATGACTCAGGAAACCAGCACTGCTGTGCAGGTCACTATCGTCCATGCGACGGAAGCTGCCGTGAAAACGAGATGGTGGAGCTCAAAAGATTCGGCAGTGAGCCGGATCTGCGTTACTCCCCATCGGAGTCGCGACATCCTCCGGCTACAGACCGTCACTCGGGATACCACTACCCTGAGCGCGAATCGCGAGAGCGCGAGAGTCGGTATCGCGGAAAAAAGAAGTACAAAGCCCCAGCACCGCCGGCAATTAACGGCGACGGGTCATCACCGGACTCCTACAAATGGGAGGCGATTGGTCCCGATCGCGACAACTGCTGCCGACAGGAAGAGGACCCCGGGTCACGGGGCATTAAACCGCCGCCTCGTAAATCCCGGCTGTTTAAAACCCGGGCTGAGACTAAACGTCAGCAGAGCAACTGGAGCCAGCCCGCACAGCAAGAGTGCACGGATGGTATTGAGAGTGAGAGAAGATGGATTAATGAGAGACAGCAGCAGGTGTCTAATGGCAAAGAAAACAGCAGACCGTGGAGAGAGTACCAGGAACAAGATCAATGGACGAGGGATGAAAGGAGGAGATCCTCTAAGAAATTCGATGGGAAGAATACCCTTCAGAGAAGCCTCAGCAGTCCCGAGTTCCAGGCAGAGCTGATGCAGGTAGCGAAAAAGGTGCGCAATAAACTCAACTACAATCGACGCGTGGGACCTGTAGGCGCACCCACCGCTAACACCGAGTTGAAACATGAAAACCAATTATCTAAGTCCACGACGTTTATTGATGCACGCAAGAACAATCCTGGGGACAAAAAATACTCGAGATCcaagcagcagcagcagcagcagcaacaagaAAGTTGTGTAAATGATTGCCGTGTTGATAGACGTAAAAGCAGAAGTATGGAGCagtttgataataaatgtcaGGAGGTTCGAACTTGCTCGCGATTCTACGAGGAAAGAACATTCCAGGAACGCACCAGAGGTGAGAATAGAGTAATTAGGAGCCAGGAAACGCGCTCGTACGAGGAAAGAAGAATGGATAGCCCTCGCGGTAGCCGTAATGGCTTGGCAGAAAAATCAAGCGATCACGTTGACGAACGACCTGTGGAAAACGGCATCAACAGAAGACGTAAGGTCTTGGAAAAGTCAACGACCTATGAGGAAAGTGTCGTTACAAATGGGAATTCAGAGCCCGCTGTCacgagaaaatttataaacggGCGGCTGGAGGACTTTGGTCACGCGCAGGACGAACGAAACTCCGAGAGGCTGCGTGGCAAAGAATTTGACCGGAGGAATGACCGCGAGAATAATAGGTCCAGCGATATTTTAGTCTCCAAGACAAGCAGGAAGAGTGAAGAAACTGCTGGCAGTGAGCAGCACACGCGGACGAGGTCAGAGAGTCCTGCGACGCTCCAATGTAGAGACAGAATAGGCGTTAGAGGTCAAGGCTCCGGCCGGGAGAGCACACCAGAACCCCCAAGGGGCAAAGAGAACAAGGTCGCCGCTGCTGCTGCCGCCGTCGCCGCTGAGAACACCAGAAGAAAAAGAACTGATGTCAAGGACAAGAATTATAGAGACAGTGAAAAAAGATGGTCAGAGAGTAATCCCGTCAAgagcgaaaaaataaaaataaagtcttGTGAAAAGAGTATTGTCAAAGAGTCCAAGGAAGTTGTGGAGAAGAATTGGAATTTGAGTAATGGCGTGTCACCCAAGTCTAAACAAACAACAACAACTACAACGACCAAGACATTTTATACTCAAGATAAAGATTACACGGGATCCCAGCACCAGCAGAATAATTTGCTGAATGAATTGGAcgacgttaaaaataatagtgaaGATATTGCACTAAAATTACGTCCAACTCTGCCTAAGAAACAGCTCGAGATCCCCAGATTTTCGCCGTCAGCCGCCTGGAGATTGCTATCGGCTCTAGAAACCCCAGGCCCGAATATGAGCACCGCCAGCGAGGAGATTCCGGTGATGTATGAGGAGAGAATTGAACGTCTCTCGCGACCACCGAGGCCTTTAATTGCTCTGGGGCCGAGAAGTTCTCACGACAAGTCCGGCGACTCGGGTGTCTCGTGTGACGCCGGAGTGCCCAATGATGATTCACTCGACGTCACTGTCGACAGATTAAAAACACAAACGGGCAACACCGCGCGACCGGCCTGGACACCGCAGCAAGATTTAGGCGAGGAGTCTAGCAGCGATGCCGGCGTTGATTCCCCGCCTCCTATGGCACCCAGCGCTAAATTTCCTCCCCGTGCTCACGTCTTCTCGCTGTCTTTGCCGCGCGATGACAATCGCCACTGCGTTTATACAGCAGAGAAACCTAAAGATTCGTCATTTAATTCGCTGCAGAAAATTAAGCGCTCGGTCTCGGGGGCTTTCGGCCTGGGAGCCGTCGAGTTTGAGAGAAAACACGGGGAAACACTTGACGACAACTGGTTGCTGTCCACAAGTGCGCCGACTTCTTTGCAGCACAACCAAGCTAATCAAATTAACAGCCGCGATGTTAACAACGGGATCAATGGCTCCCCTGGTTGGGATGCTAATTTTCCCGTTGAAGACTTCGAAGACGAAGCTCTGGATGACGTTGACGAGAAAACGAGTTTTCCTGTGGTAATGAAACCTCCGTCATTTTCGTACCTCGCTTCTGGAGGACACGTCATGTATTTACCGGCATCCAATGACACCGAGCACCGAACCCAGAGCTTGAATTACAGAAACTCCGTCGGAGAAATCAGCGTCAAAATGAACAACAATATAAACATCAATTCGAAAAATCTTAAGTCAAATGACCCGGTCAAGAATTGCAACAAAAACGGCTTCATAAATGGATTCGCCAACGGGTACACCAACGGAATCAGCAATGGGTACAGCAAGCTATCAAACGACAAGAAAGACCTGGGGCTGTACCGCGAGAGATCGTTCACTGACTTGGGCAACAAGAGCCGCAAGtcccaaaatttttcaaagtcctgCGAAAACATATCGGAAATGAAGCAGCGCAGCTACTCCCCAGTGAACAACGGCCCCGAGAGTCTCCAGGACAAGAAGAACGACATGAACAGCAACAACTGCACTAAAATATCCATAAAGCCGAACCCCAAGAGCAAGAGGTTCACGTTCCAGTCGACAGTCAGGCAGATCGAGCGTCGCAGATTGGCGGAAAAACTGTCACGTGAAGCCGAGGCTAAAGAACGTCAGAGGAAAAGTGAGTTGGAGGCCATGCGCAAAGTGGAGGAAGAGTTCCAACGGAAAAGAGCCAAAGAAAAGGCTAATATCAGACAGCAGCTCAGACTCTACAGTATGGATGAAAATTCTAG TAGCTTGCCTCCAGCATCGGACAGCTCGCACCTGTCTCGCGCGGATCCAGACGGTGCGCCTTCTTCGTCAGCTTCCTCGCCCACCTCAGCACCACCTGGGAAGCTCGTGAACAACCGGAAAGGAAGCGTCAGCAGCGACGAGTACCATCGCAAGAAGGAGTGCCGGATCCAGCAGCAGAACCACCAGAAACAGGAGCCCCGAGAGTACAAAGACTACCGCCCGAAATACTACGACTGGGCGCCAAACGAGTCGTCCTCCCACCTCGAGGTCAAGCAGACTACGGTACATCCAAAGATTGTGTGCGACATTCCCAAAAGCTCTCATGTATTCGTCGACTCGAATATTCATACGGGAAAACATGCTAATTTAAATTCCACGCCACGTTCAGACAACTACag GAAAGATTTCGCACATGGAGCGGTAGCTGCAAGATCCTCTTTAGCCAGCAGTGACAGCGAATTGTCACAACCAAATACCCGACCGCACTCACGACAAAACGGCAACAATAAAAATAGCAAACCTGCTCGCACtag GTTTTAA
- the LOC130666528 gene encoding uncharacterized protein LOC130666528 isoform X4, which translates to MGNSSSHHTAAVSQEMGRGWTQSFPRELTRHHHHSQAAGHKVLPEPPNQRLRATNNGNIIHNGGTISGRRPSAYTLPHDLNKQGIYRSRSTSTSHLGESRARNDSGNQHCCAGHYRPCDGSCRENEMVELKRFGSEPDLRYSPSESRHPPATDRHSGYHYPERESRERESRYRGKKKYKAPAPPAINGDGSSPDSYKWEAIGPDRDNCCRQEEDPGSRGIKPPPRKSRLFKTRAETKRQQSNWSQPAQQECTDGIESERRWINERQQQVSNGKENSRPWREYQEQDQWTRDERRRSSKKFDGKNTLQRSLSSPEFQAELMQVAKKVRNKLNYNRRVGPVGAPTANTELKHENQLSKSTTFIDARKNNPGDKKYSRSKQQQQQQQQESCVNDCRVDRRKSRSMEQFDNKCQEVRTCSRFYEERTFQERTRGENRVIRSQETRSYEERRMDSPRGSRNGLAEKSSDHVDERPVENGINRRRKVLEKSTTYEESVVTNGNSEPAVTRKFINGRLEDFGHAQDERNSERLRGKEFDRRNDRENNRSSDILVSKTSRKSEETAGSEQHTRTRSESPATLQCRDRIGVRGQGSGRESTPEPPRGKENKVAAAAAAVAAENTRRKRTDVKDKNYRDSEKRWSESNPVKSEKIKIKSCEKSIVKESKEVVEKNWNLSNGVSPKSKQTTTTTTTKTFYTQDKDYTGSQHQQNNLLNELDDVKNNSEDIALKLRPTLPKKQLEIPRFSPSAAWRLLSALETPGPNMSTASEEIPVMYEERIERLSRPPRPLIALGPRSSHDKSGDSGVSCDAGVPNDDSLDVTVDRLKTQTGNTARPAWTPQQDLGEESSSDAGVDSPPPMAPSAKFPPRAHVFSLSLPRDDNRHCVYTAEKPKDSSFNSLQKIKRSVSGAFGLGAVEFERKHGETLDDNWLLSTSAPTSLQHNQANQINSRDVNNGINGSPGWDANFPVEDFEDEALDDVDEKTSFPVVMKPPSFSYLASGGHVMYLPASNDTEHRTQSLNYRNSVGEISVKMNNNININSKNLKSNDPVKNCNKNGFINGFANGYTNGISNGYSKLSNDKKDLGLYRERSFTDLGNKSRKSQNFSKSCENISEMKQRSYSPVNNGPESLQDKKNDMNSNNCTKISIKPNPKSKRFTFQSTVRQIERRRLAEKLSREAEAKERQRKSELEAMRKVEEEFQRKRAKEKANIRQQLRLYSMDENSSSLPPASDSSHLSRADPDGAPSSSASSPTSAPPGKLVNNRKGSVSSDEYHRKKECRIQQQNHQKQEPREYKDYRPKYYDWAPNESSSHLEVKQTTVHPKIVCDIPKSSHVFVDSNIHTGKHANLNSTPRSDNYRKDFAHGAVAARSSLASSDSELSQPNTRPHSRQNGNNKNSKPARTR; encoded by the exons atgggAAATAGTAGTTCACATCACACAGCAGCAGTGTCTCAGGAAATGGGACGAGGATGGACCCAGTCATTTCCACGTGAACTTACAAGGCACCATCACCATTCCCAGGCTGCTGGGCACAAGGTTCTGCCCGAGCCCCCGAATCAGCGGCTACGGGCGACCAATAATGGGAATATTATTCACAACGGTGGTACTATAAGTGGTCGAAGACCATCAGCGTACACTCTACCCCACGATCTTAATAag caaGGGATATATAGAAGCAGAAGCACTTCAACTTCACACCTGGGTGAATCCCGAGCGCGAAATGACTCAGGAAACCAGCACTGCTGTGCAGGTCACTATCGTCCATGCGACGGAAGCTGCCGTGAAAACGAGATGGTGGAGCTCAAAAGATTCGGCAGTGAGCCGGATCTGCGTTACTCCCCATCGGAGTCGCGACATCCTCCGGCTACAGACCGTCACTCGGGATACCACTACCCTGAGCGCGAATCGCGAGAGCGCGAGAGTCGGTATCGCGGAAAAAAGAAGTACAAAGCCCCAGCACCGCCGGCAATTAACGGCGACGGGTCATCACCGGACTCCTACAAATGGGAGGCGATTGGTCCCGATCGCGACAACTGCTGCCGACAGGAAGAGGACCCCGGGTCACGGGGCATTAAACCGCCGCCTCGTAAATCCCGGCTGTTTAAAACCCGGGCTGAGACTAAACGTCAGCAGAGCAACTGGAGCCAGCCCGCACAGCAAGAGTGCACGGATGGTATTGAGAGTGAGAGAAGATGGATTAATGAGAGACAGCAGCAGGTGTCTAATGGCAAAGAAAACAGCAGACCGTGGAGAGAGTACCAGGAACAAGATCAATGGACGAGGGATGAAAGGAGGAGATCCTCTAAGAAATTCGATGGGAAGAATACCCTTCAGAGAAGCCTCAGCAGTCCCGAGTTCCAGGCAGAGCTGATGCAGGTAGCGAAAAAGGTGCGCAATAAACTCAACTACAATCGACGCGTGGGACCTGTAGGCGCACCCACCGCTAACACCGAGTTGAAACATGAAAACCAATTATCTAAGTCCACGACGTTTATTGATGCACGCAAGAACAATCCTGGGGACAAAAAATACTCGAGATCcaagcagcagcagcagcagcagcaacaagaAAGTTGTGTAAATGATTGCCGTGTTGATAGACGTAAAAGCAGAAGTATGGAGCagtttgataataaatgtcaGGAGGTTCGAACTTGCTCGCGATTCTACGAGGAAAGAACATTCCAGGAACGCACCAGAGGTGAGAATAGAGTAATTAGGAGCCAGGAAACGCGCTCGTACGAGGAAAGAAGAATGGATAGCCCTCGCGGTAGCCGTAATGGCTTGGCAGAAAAATCAAGCGATCACGTTGACGAACGACCTGTGGAAAACGGCATCAACAGAAGACGTAAGGTCTTGGAAAAGTCAACGACCTATGAGGAAAGTGTCGTTACAAATGGGAATTCAGAGCCCGCTGTCacgagaaaatttataaacggGCGGCTGGAGGACTTTGGTCACGCGCAGGACGAACGAAACTCCGAGAGGCTGCGTGGCAAAGAATTTGACCGGAGGAATGACCGCGAGAATAATAGGTCCAGCGATATTTTAGTCTCCAAGACAAGCAGGAAGAGTGAAGAAACTGCTGGCAGTGAGCAGCACACGCGGACGAGGTCAGAGAGTCCTGCGACGCTCCAATGTAGAGACAGAATAGGCGTTAGAGGTCAAGGCTCCGGCCGGGAGAGCACACCAGAACCCCCAAGGGGCAAAGAGAACAAGGTCGCCGCTGCTGCTGCCGCCGTCGCCGCTGAGAACACCAGAAGAAAAAGAACTGATGTCAAGGACAAGAATTATAGAGACAGTGAAAAAAGATGGTCAGAGAGTAATCCCGTCAAgagcgaaaaaataaaaataaagtcttGTGAAAAGAGTATTGTCAAAGAGTCCAAGGAAGTTGTGGAGAAGAATTGGAATTTGAGTAATGGCGTGTCACCCAAGTCTAAACAAACAACAACAACTACAACGACCAAGACATTTTATACTCAAGATAAAGATTACACGGGATCCCAGCACCAGCAGAATAATTTGCTGAATGAATTGGAcgacgttaaaaataatagtgaaGATATTGCACTAAAATTACGTCCAACTCTGCCTAAGAAACAGCTCGAGATCCCCAGATTTTCGCCGTCAGCCGCCTGGAGATTGCTATCGGCTCTAGAAACCCCAGGCCCGAATATGAGCACCGCCAGCGAGGAGATTCCGGTGATGTATGAGGAGAGAATTGAACGTCTCTCGCGACCACCGAGGCCTTTAATTGCTCTGGGGCCGAGAAGTTCTCACGACAAGTCCGGCGACTCGGGTGTCTCGTGTGACGCCGGAGTGCCCAATGATGATTCACTCGACGTCACTGTCGACAGATTAAAAACACAAACGGGCAACACCGCGCGACCGGCCTGGACACCGCAGCAAGATTTAGGCGAGGAGTCTAGCAGCGATGCCGGCGTTGATTCCCCGCCTCCTATGGCACCCAGCGCTAAATTTCCTCCCCGTGCTCACGTCTTCTCGCTGTCTTTGCCGCGCGATGACAATCGCCACTGCGTTTATACAGCAGAGAAACCTAAAGATTCGTCATTTAATTCGCTGCAGAAAATTAAGCGCTCGGTCTCGGGGGCTTTCGGCCTGGGAGCCGTCGAGTTTGAGAGAAAACACGGGGAAACACTTGACGACAACTGGTTGCTGTCCACAAGTGCGCCGACTTCTTTGCAGCACAACCAAGCTAATCAAATTAACAGCCGCGATGTTAACAACGGGATCAATGGCTCCCCTGGTTGGGATGCTAATTTTCCCGTTGAAGACTTCGAAGACGAAGCTCTGGATGACGTTGACGAGAAAACGAGTTTTCCTGTGGTAATGAAACCTCCGTCATTTTCGTACCTCGCTTCTGGAGGACACGTCATGTATTTACCGGCATCCAATGACACCGAGCACCGAACCCAGAGCTTGAATTACAGAAACTCCGTCGGAGAAATCAGCGTCAAAATGAACAACAATATAAACATCAATTCGAAAAATCTTAAGTCAAATGACCCGGTCAAGAATTGCAACAAAAACGGCTTCATAAATGGATTCGCCAACGGGTACACCAACGGAATCAGCAATGGGTACAGCAAGCTATCAAACGACAAGAAAGACCTGGGGCTGTACCGCGAGAGATCGTTCACTGACTTGGGCAACAAGAGCCGCAAGtcccaaaatttttcaaagtcctgCGAAAACATATCGGAAATGAAGCAGCGCAGCTACTCCCCAGTGAACAACGGCCCCGAGAGTCTCCAGGACAAGAAGAACGACATGAACAGCAACAACTGCACTAAAATATCCATAAAGCCGAACCCCAAGAGCAAGAGGTTCACGTTCCAGTCGACAGTCAGGCAGATCGAGCGTCGCAGATTGGCGGAAAAACTGTCACGTGAAGCCGAGGCTAAAGAACGTCAGAGGAAAAGTGAGTTGGAGGCCATGCGCAAAGTGGAGGAAGAGTTCCAACGGAAAAGAGCCAAAGAAAAGGCTAATATCAGACAGCAGCTCAGACTCTACAGTATGGATGAAAATTCTAG TAGCTTGCCTCCAGCATCGGACAGCTCGCACCTGTCTCGCGCGGATCCAGACGGTGCGCCTTCTTCGTCAGCTTCCTCGCCCACCTCAGCACCACCTGGGAAGCTCGTGAACAACCGGAAAGGAAGCGTCAGCAGCGACGAGTACCATCGCAAGAAGGAGTGCCGGATCCAGCAGCAGAACCACCAGAAACAGGAGCCCCGAGAGTACAAAGACTACCGCCCGAAATACTACGACTGGGCGCCAAACGAGTCGTCCTCCCACCTCGAGGTCAAGCAGACTACGGTACATCCAAAGATTGTGTGCGACATTCCCAAAAGCTCTCATGTATTCGTCGACTCGAATATTCATACGGGAAAACATGCTAATTTAAATTCCACGCCACGTTCAGACAACTACag GAAAGATTTCGCACATGGAGCGGTAGCTGCAAGATCCTCTTTAGCCAGCAGTGACAGCGAATTGTCACAACCAAATACCCGACCGCACTCACGACAAAACGGCAACAATAAAAATAGCAAACCTGCTCGCACtaggtaa